A single region of the Deltaproteobacteria bacterium genome encodes:
- a CDS encoding MBL fold metallo-hydrolase, which translates to MRWALRIAAALPLLALAALALRIVPAHLQIRRVAPRLPSAEELRSLTSAPGGPRSLRWINTSSQPLARGVIAHSVFLAEWPDGSLFEVDAGMDAAAAVEFGELLGTLSGGGQVTPHGTVSEQIGSAVARVRGLGFTHLHIDHTQGIEALCAAGPAPGARVYQGESAGDAARPEHRGRRCASRKLVLRSDERGRRGPAHARRVPGHGADSARRAHGVLDDVRVRRGQPRLDPVRRHHQHARGAARQSRQGLPLQRPARAGRHAPHRAAAALPRRARRRGRLHGGGLARSGGAAREWPAGVGGLGATPRTRLRLRA; encoded by the coding sequence ATGCGCTGGGCACTTCGCATCGCCGCCGCCCTGCCCTTGCTCGCACTCGCCGCGCTCGCTCTGCGCATCGTTCCCGCTCACCTGCAGATCCGCCGGGTCGCGCCGCGGCTTCCCAGCGCGGAGGAGCTGCGCTCGCTGACGAGCGCTCCCGGCGGTCCGCGCTCGCTGCGCTGGATCAACACCTCCTCGCAGCCGCTCGCGCGCGGCGTCATCGCGCACTCGGTGTTTCTCGCCGAGTGGCCCGATGGCTCGCTGTTCGAGGTCGACGCGGGCATGGATGCCGCAGCCGCCGTCGAGTTCGGCGAGTTGTTAGGCACGCTCTCGGGCGGCGGGCAGGTGACGCCGCACGGCACGGTGTCCGAGCAGATCGGCAGCGCGGTCGCGCGCGTGCGCGGCCTCGGCTTCACGCATCTGCACATCGATCACACGCAGGGCATCGAGGCGCTGTGCGCGGCCGGGCCGGCGCCCGGCGCGCGCGTGTATCAGGGGGAGTCCGCAGGCGACGCTGCGCGACCCGAACACCGCGGAAGGCGCTGCGCTAGTCGAAAGCTCGTGCTTCGAAGCGACGAGCGCGGGAGACGAGGGCCTGCTCACGCTCGCCGCGTTCCCGGGCACGGCGCTGATTCCGCTCGGCGGGCACACGGCGTGCTCGACGATGTTCGCGTTCGCCGTGGGCAACCACGTCTGGATCCTGTCCGGCGACATCACCAACACGCGCGAGGCGCTGCTCGCCAATCGCGGCAAGGGCTTCCTCTACAGCGGCCTGCTCGTGCCGGAAGACACGCGCCGCACCGAGCAGCTGCGGCGCTACCTCGCCGCGCTCGACGCCGAGGACGACTTCACGGTGGTGGTCTCGCACGATCTGGAGGCGCTGCGCGCGAGTGGCCTGCCGGAGTGGGCGGACTAGGCGCCACCCCGCGCACGCGGCTTCGACTTCGCGCTTGA